One genomic window of Polaromonas sp. SP1 includes the following:
- the lon gene encoding endopeptidase La: MSGQTSLPSTPIDLPLLPLRDVVVFPHMVIPLFVGRPKSIKALESAMEAERRIMLVAQKAAAKDEPSVEDMFEVGCVATILQLLKLPDGTVKVLVEGQQRATVNKIEEGEQHFTANVTPVETAVVIAGDKTSEIEALRRAVMQQFDHYVKLNKKIPPEILTSISSIDDAGRLADTIAAHLPLKLDAKQVILDLDNVKARLENLYEQLEREVDILNVDKKIRGRVKRQMEKNQRDFYLNEQVKAIQKELGEGEEGADIEEIEKKIKSAKMPQEARKKAESELKKLKLMSPMSAEATVVRTYIDVLTGLPWSKKTKIKHDLGNAENVLNEDHYGLEKVKDRIVEYLAVQQRVDKLKAPILCLVGPPGVGKTSLGQSIAKATGRKYVRMALGGMRDEAEIRGHRRTYIGALPGKVLQSLTKAGTRNPLFLLDEIDKLGTDFRGDPSSALLEVLDPEQNHTFGDHYVEVDFDLSDVMFVATSNSMNIPPALLDRMEVIRLSGYTEDEKTSIAMRYLLPKQVKNNGVKDGELEVQEQAVRDIVRYYTREAGVRSLERELSKICRKVIKGIQLKKMTPKVVVTPDNLNDFLGVRKFNYGRAEQQNQVGQVVGLAWTEVGGDLLTIEAAMMPGKGVITRTGSLGDVMKESVEAARTVVRSRAKVLGIKDEMFEKRDIHIHVPDGATPKDGPSAGAAMTTAFVSALTGIPVRGDVAMTGEITLRGEVTAIGGLKEKLLAALRGGIKTVLIPEENAKDLQEIPDNVKSGLEIVPVKWIDQVLQVALERQPVPLTDEEVAVAAAAAVVPPAEATGTVKH, encoded by the coding sequence TCAAGGCGCTGGAGTCGGCGATGGAGGCCGAGCGCCGGATCATGCTGGTGGCGCAAAAAGCCGCAGCCAAAGATGAGCCGTCTGTCGAGGACATGTTTGAAGTGGGTTGCGTGGCCACGATCCTGCAACTCCTCAAGTTGCCTGACGGTACCGTGAAGGTGCTCGTGGAAGGGCAGCAACGCGCCACTGTCAACAAGATCGAAGAGGGTGAACAGCATTTCACCGCCAATGTCACGCCGGTTGAAACGGCTGTCGTGATTGCCGGCGACAAGACCAGCGAAATCGAGGCATTGCGCCGCGCCGTGATGCAGCAGTTTGACCACTACGTCAAACTCAACAAGAAAATCCCCCCAGAGATTCTCACGTCGATCTCCAGCATCGACGATGCCGGACGGCTGGCCGACACCATTGCGGCACATTTGCCGCTCAAGCTGGATGCCAAGCAGGTGATCCTGGACCTCGACAATGTCAAGGCGCGGCTTGAGAACCTCTATGAGCAGCTCGAGCGCGAAGTCGACATTCTCAACGTCGACAAAAAAATCCGCGGCCGTGTCAAACGCCAGATGGAGAAGAACCAGCGCGATTTCTACCTCAATGAGCAGGTGAAAGCGATCCAGAAGGAGCTGGGCGAAGGCGAAGAAGGCGCGGACATCGAAGAGATCGAGAAAAAGATCAAGTCTGCCAAGATGCCTCAGGAGGCCCGTAAAAAGGCTGAGAGCGAGCTCAAGAAACTCAAACTGATGTCGCCCATGTCCGCTGAAGCGACGGTGGTGCGGACATATATCGATGTGCTCACCGGCTTGCCCTGGAGCAAGAAGACCAAGATCAAGCACGACCTGGGCAATGCCGAGAACGTGCTCAATGAAGACCACTACGGCCTGGAGAAGGTCAAAGACCGAATCGTTGAATACCTCGCGGTGCAGCAACGCGTCGACAAGCTCAAGGCGCCGATCCTGTGCCTCGTGGGGCCTCCCGGTGTGGGCAAGACGTCTCTGGGCCAATCGATCGCCAAGGCGACCGGGCGCAAGTATGTGCGCATGGCTCTGGGTGGCATGCGGGACGAAGCAGAAATTCGTGGCCATCGCCGCACCTACATTGGCGCTTTGCCGGGCAAGGTTTTGCAAAGCCTGACCAAGGCCGGTACCCGTAACCCGCTTTTCCTGCTCGATGAAATCGACAAACTGGGCACGGATTTCCGTGGTGACCCTTCCAGCGCATTGCTGGAGGTGCTTGACCCTGAACAGAATCACACATTCGGTGATCACTATGTGGAGGTCGACTTCGACCTCAGCGACGTGATGTTTGTGGCCACGTCCAACTCGATGAACATCCCGCCGGCCCTACTGGACCGTATGGAAGTCATCCGGCTTTCGGGCTATACCGAAGACGAAAAAACCAGTATCGCCATGCGTTACCTGTTGCCCAAGCAGGTCAAGAACAACGGCGTGAAGGACGGCGAGCTTGAGGTGCAAGAGCAGGCCGTGCGCGACATCGTGCGTTACTACACGCGTGAAGCGGGCGTGCGTTCACTCGAGCGCGAACTCTCCAAGATCTGCCGCAAGGTCATCAAGGGAATCCAGCTCAAGAAGATGACGCCCAAGGTCGTCGTCACGCCGGACAACCTCAACGACTTCCTGGGTGTTCGCAAATTCAATTACGGCCGCGCTGAGCAGCAAAACCAGGTGGGCCAGGTGGTCGGCCTGGCCTGGACGGAAGTTGGCGGCGACCTGCTGACGATTGAGGCCGCCATGATGCCCGGCAAGGGTGTGATCACGCGGACAGGTTCGCTTGGCGACGTCATGAAGGAGTCCGTCGAGGCTGCACGCACGGTGGTGCGCAGTCGCGCGAAGGTGCTTGGCATCAAGGATGAGATGTTCGAAAAACGCGACATCCATATTCATGTGCCGGATGGCGCGACACCCAAGGACGGCCCGAGCGCGGGCGCCGCGATGACGACGGCTTTTGTTTCTGCATTGACCGGCATTCCGGTGCGGGGCGATGTCGCCATGACCGGCGAGATCACGCTGCGCGGTGAGGTCACTGCCATCGGTGGGCTGAAAGAAAAATTGCTGGCAGCTTTGCGCGGCGGCATCAAGACGGTGTTGATCCCGGAAGAAAACGCCAAGGACTTGCAGGAGATTCCCGACAACGTGAAGAGTGGTCTGGAGATCGTGCCGGTGAAATGGATCGATCAGGTTCTTCAGGTAGCGCTGGAACGTCAGCCAGTCCCGCTCACCGATGAGGAAGTCGCTGTGGCTGCGGCTGCCGCAGTGGTTCCTCCAGCGGAAGCTACGGGAACGGTGAAGCATTAA